From the Bradyrhizobium ontarionense genome, the window CGACCGACGAAGCACCGCCGCTTCCTCATGTACAACGCCTCTTCGCGGTGCTGGCCGATCACCGCGTGCTGGTCTCGATCGTCGCACTTGCGCTGCTGCCATGGCTGCTGCCGTCGAAGGCGCTCGCGGTCAACGTCCTGATCTACGGCGTCGTGGTGATGGGCTACAATCTCTTGTTCGGCTACACCGGGCTGTTGTCGTTCGGCCACGCCGCGTTTTTTGGCACCGGCGCATATCTGGCCGGCATCGCCATCGGCCGCTGGGGGCTGCCATGGTTTGCCGCCGTGCCGCTCGCGGTCGCCTGCAGCACGATTCTCGGAGCTGTGATCGGCACGATCTCGACGCGCACCCGCGGCATCTATTTCTCGATGGTGACGCTCGCGCTCGCGCAATTGGTCTATTACGTGGCGTTGCAGGCCTCGTCTTTCACCGGCGGCGAGAACGGGCTGCGCGGCTTCACGGTCGATCACATCAATCTGCTCGGTGTGCAGCTCAATTTCCTCGATCCGCTCAACAAATACTACGTCCTGATGGCTTTTGCGGCGGTCGCGATTTGGGTGCAGTCGCGCATCCTCAACTCGCCGTTCGGCGCGGTGATCGAAGCCATCCGGGAGAACGAGCAGCGCGCGCGGGCCTGCGGCTATGACGTCGAGCGCTGCAAGCTGATCGTGTTCATGCTGTCGGGCGCGATCTCTGCGATTGGCGGCTGCATGTCGGCGCTGCATCTGTCGATCGTTCCGCTCGACATCCTGCATTACCAGACCTCCGGCATGATCGTGATGATGGTGCTGCTCGGTGGCGCCCGCAGCTTCTTCGGGCCGTTCATCGGCGCCGCCAGCTTCCTGATCCTGGAGGACGTCGTCTCGCTGTGGACGCCGCATTGGCAGATCGTCGTCGGCGCCATCTTCGTCGCCTTCGTGCTGTTCCTGCCGAAGGGCATCTGGGGCACGTTCCTGGATGTGCTGCCGATCGCGAGGGAGCGGCGATGACCACCGAATTGTTGCGCGCGGACGGCATCGGCCGTCGCTTCGGCGGCTTCGTCGCGCTGGAGGACATCTCCGTCTCGTTTGTGGCCGGCCAGCTGACCTCGATCATCGGTCCGAACGGCGCCGGCAAGAGCACCTTCTTCAACATCCTGTCGGGCACGCTGCCGCCGAGCAGCGGCACGCTGCGGTTCAAGGGGCGGGATCTCAACGGCCTGCCGCAGCACCGCTTCGTGCACCAGGGCATTTCGCGCTCCTATCAGATCACCAACATCTTCCCCGACCTGTCGGTGCATGAGAACGTGCGGGTGGCGGCTCAGGCGATGCGCGTGAGCTACGACATCTGGCGCAACCGGGCTGATCTCACCGAACTCGGCGAGCGCGCCGATGCGGCGCTGGCGGCCGTTGGCCTGATCGCCAAGCGCAACGAGCTCGCGAAATTCCTCGCGCATGGCCAGCAGCGCGCGCTGGAGATCGCGATCGCGCTGGTCTCCGAGCCCGAACTGCTGCTGCTTGACGAGCCGACCGCCGGCATGGGCCCGGAAGAGACCAAGGAGATGGTCGCGCTGCTCGAGCGGCTGGCCGAGCGGCGCACCGTGCTGCTGGTCGAGCACAAGATGAAGATGGTGCTCGGCCTGAGCAAGCGAGTTTTGGTGCTGCATCACGGCCGGCTGCTCGCCGATGGTGCGCCCGAGGACATCAGGAGCAATCCCGACGTGCGCCGGGTCTATCTGGGACAGAGTGAAGGTTATGGCTGAGACCGCGTTGCTCGAGCTCGACGGCGTTCAGGCCTGGTATGGCGCGAGCCATGTCCTGCACGGCATCTCGCTGCGCGTGAACGAGGGCGAGGTGGTCGCGCTGGTCGGCCGCAACGGCGCCGGCAAGACTACGACCTTGCGCACCGTCATGGGGCTGATGCCGAAGGCCGAGGGCCGCGTGCGCTTCGCCGGCCAGGATCTGCTGCCGCTCGCCGCGCACCGGCGCTTTCACCTGGGGCTCGCCTACGTGCCGGAGGAGCGCCGCATCGTGCCCGGCCTGTCGGTGCGCGAGAACCTTCGGCTTGGGCTCGTCGCAGCGAACGCCGATATCGAGGAGCGCGCGGCGTTCGCCGAGATCGCGGAGACCTTTCCGCGCTTGCGGGAGCGGCTCGACCAGGAGGGCGTGACCTTGTCGGGCGGCGAGCAGCAGATGCTGGCGATCGCGCGGGCGTTGATCGCGAAGCCTAAAATGGTCCTGCTCGACGAGCCCTCGGAAGGCATCATGCCGGTCTTGGTCGAGGAGATGGGCGTGCTGTTCCGCCGGCTGCGCGACCAGGGCAAGACGCTGCTCTTGGTCGAGCAGAACGTCGAATGGGCGCTGCGGCTCGCCGATCGCGCCGTGATCATCGACCAGGGCGAGGTTGTGCATGAGAGCAGCGCCGCGGCGCTGCTGGCCGACAAGGACATCCAGGATCGCTATTGCGCGGTGTGAGGTTTCGTGGTTCGTCGGCATTATGACGAGCCATCTTTCTCCAGTGCTGGCAATTCCGGTAGGCGAGCGAGGCTGACGCCGGCCGCCTGATGGCGGAACATGCGGTCGATCAGTTCGGCTGCTTGTTTCGCAGCGTCCTCCGGCGCGAGCCCGCCTTGGCGGACATTCGAAATGCAGTTGCGCTCGGAATCGACGCGGCCGCGACGCGGCATCCAGGTGAGGTAAAGACCCAACGAATCCGCTGCACTCAGGCCCGGCCGCTCGCCGATCAGGATGATCGACGCCGACGCGCCGAACAGCTCACCGACGTGATCGGCGAGCGCAACGCGGCCCTGCGACGCCACGATGACCGGCGACAGTCGCCGCCCGGTTGCGGCCAGGCGCGGCATCAGCGCATCGAGCACGGGCAGGGCGTTGACCTGCACCGCGCGACTGCTCAGCCCGTCGGCCACCACCAGCACGATGTCGGCCGGCGCGCGCGGTTCGGACAGCAACGCTTCGGATACAGGCGAGAGCAGGCGGCCTTCGTCCGGGCGTTGCAGATAGATGCTGCGGTCGGGCGCGCGGCTGTGCACGGCCAGGGCGGGCCAGCCGCGAGCTGCCACATCGGCTGTGAACGCGTCCGCATCGAATGGCTTCAGCACGGCATCACGCGCCTCGGCATGCGCGGCCTGGAAGCCGAGATGGGACGACGTCGGCACGCCGGGGCCGCAACGTCCCAGCGCGATGCGCGCCTCGGTGTAGCGCGATAGCCAGGTCCAGTCGTCTAGTGACGATGTTGCGGGTGTCTTCACATCGTCCGAGTCGCTCATCGCTCGGCCTCCAGCAGTGGCAGCGCCGGCATCAGCCGGGCCGGCTCGAAGCGCAGCTCGCCCTGTGCATCGCTGATGCCGGTCGCCGCCAGCCATGCCTCGAACTCCGGCGCCGCGCGCTTGCCGAGCACCTTGCGGACGTAGAGCGCGTCATGGAACGACGTGCTCTGATAGTTCAGCATGATGTCGTCGGCGCCGGGCACGCCCATGATGTAGGTACAGCCGGCGACGCCGAGCAGGGTCAGCAGCGCATCCATGTCGTCCTGGTCGGCTTCGGCATGGTTGGTGTAGCAGACGTCGCAGCCCATCGGCAGCCCCAGCAGCTTGCCGCAGAAATGATCCTCCAGCCCGGCACGCATGAT encodes:
- the eutC gene encoding ethanolamine ammonia-lyase subunit EutC, with translation MSDSDDVKTPATSSLDDWTWLSRYTEARIALGRCGPGVPTSSHLGFQAAHAEARDAVLKPFDADAFTADVAARGWPALAVHSRAPDRSIYLQRPDEGRLLSPVSEALLSEPRAPADIVLVVADGLSSRAVQVNALPVLDALMPRLAATGRRLSPVIVASQGRVALADHVGELFGASASIILIGERPGLSAADSLGLYLTWMPRRGRVDSERNCISNVRQGGLAPEDAAKQAAELIDRMFRHQAAGVSLARLPELPALEKDGSS
- a CDS encoding ABC transporter ATP-binding protein codes for the protein MAETALLELDGVQAWYGASHVLHGISLRVNEGEVVALVGRNGAGKTTTLRTVMGLMPKAEGRVRFAGQDLLPLAAHRRFHLGLAYVPEERRIVPGLSVRENLRLGLVAANADIEERAAFAEIAETFPRLRERLDQEGVTLSGGEQQMLAIARALIAKPKMVLLDEPSEGIMPVLVEEMGVLFRRLRDQGKTLLLVEQNVEWALRLADRAVIIDQGEVVHESSAAALLADKDIQDRYCAV
- a CDS encoding branched-chain amino acid ABC transporter permease, which encodes MTVQSTDEAPPLPHVQRLFAVLADHRVLVSIVALALLPWLLPSKALAVNVLIYGVVVMGYNLLFGYTGLLSFGHAAFFGTGAYLAGIAIGRWGLPWFAAVPLAVACSTILGAVIGTISTRTRGIYFSMVTLALAQLVYYVALQASSFTGGENGLRGFTVDHINLLGVQLNFLDPLNKYYVLMAFAAVAIWVQSRILNSPFGAVIEAIRENEQRARACGYDVERCKLIVFMLSGAISAIGGCMSALHLSIVPLDILHYQTSGMIVMMVLLGGARSFFGPFIGAASFLILEDVVSLWTPHWQIVVGAIFVAFVLFLPKGIWGTFLDVLPIARERR
- a CDS encoding ABC transporter ATP-binding protein, giving the protein MTTELLRADGIGRRFGGFVALEDISVSFVAGQLTSIIGPNGAGKSTFFNILSGTLPPSSGTLRFKGRDLNGLPQHRFVHQGISRSYQITNIFPDLSVHENVRVAAQAMRVSYDIWRNRADLTELGERADAALAAVGLIAKRNELAKFLAHGQQRALEIAIALVSEPELLLLDEPTAGMGPEETKEMVALLERLAERRTVLLVEHKMKMVLGLSKRVLVLHHGRLLADGAPEDIRSNPDVRRVYLGQSEGYG